A portion of the Cervus elaphus chromosome X, mCerEla1.1, whole genome shotgun sequence genome contains these proteins:
- the LOC122689181 gene encoding 40S ribosomal protein S24-like, protein MNDTVTIRTRKFMTNRLLQRKQMVIDVLHPGKATVPKTEIREKLAKMYKTTPDVIFVFGFRTHFGGGKTTGFGMIYDSLDYAKKNEPKHRLARHGLYEKKKTSRKQRKERKNRMKKVRGTAKANVGAGKK, encoded by the coding sequence ATGAACGACACAGTAACTATCCGGACTAGGAAGTTCATGACCAACCGACTGCTTCAGCGGAAACAAATGGTCATTGATGTTCTTCACCCTGGAAAGGCAACAGTACCTAAAACAGAAATTCGGGAAAAACTGGCCAAGATGTACAAGACCACACCAGATGTCATCTTTGTGTTTGGATTCAGAACCCATTTTGGTGGTGGCAAGACCACTGGCTTCGGCATGATTTACGACTCCTTGGATTACGCGAAGAAGAACGAGCCCAAACACAGGCTTGCGAGACATGGCCTGtatgagaagaaaaagacctcAAGAAAACAGCGAAAGGAACGCaagaacagaatgaagaaagtCAGGGGGACTGCAAAGGCCAATGTTGGTGCTGGCAAAAAGTGA